Proteins encoded within one genomic window of Candidatus Fusobacterium pullicola:
- a CDS encoding PhoH family protein encodes MRKIFVLDTNILIHDPRCIYNFRGNDVILPIYVVEEIDKLKRNQNTAIQARMASRVLDEIRSKGSLAKGVELPQDIFFKVEIKNDRSLLPENLSRDIVDNNIISVTLGIKKDNPDRRVIIVSKDINMRIKADSLGLEVEDYITDRVEYNELYDGFFDVEVDKKIYDKFDKDGKIDFTELKREDILPTPNCFFKLKYKDNTLCGRYVEGKIKKFILGDGQAWGLRARNDEQRFAMELLMDDSVKVVTLVGGAGTGKTLMAIAAGLELVVEKKRYKKILIARPIIPMGKDLGYLPGSEKEKLKPWMQPIFDNIDFLSEAKEDRAGEKVVEGLESMGMMKIEPLTYIRGRSIPKGLIIIDEAQNLTPLEIKTIVTRAGQDTKIIFTGDPQQIDNPYLDANTNGLTYMADRLKFEKIVGHITLKKGERSEIAEIAARLL; translated from the coding sequence ATGAGAAAAATTTTTGTACTAGATACCAATATACTAATTCATGACCCTAGATGTATCTATAATTTTAGAGGGAATGATGTTATTCTACCTATATACGTAGTAGAAGAGATAGATAAATTAAAAAGAAATCAAAATACAGCTATTCAAGCTAGAATGGCCTCAAGAGTATTAGATGAAATAAGAAGTAAGGGCAGTTTAGCAAAGGGAGTAGAACTTCCACAAGATATATTTTTTAAAGTAGAGATAAAAAACGATAGAAGCTTATTACCAGAAAATTTAAGTAGAGATATTGTTGATAATAATATAATCTCTGTAACTTTAGGTATAAAAAAAGATAATCCAGATAGAAGAGTAATAATAGTAAGTAAAGATATAAATATGAGAATAAAAGCAGACTCTTTAGGATTAGAGGTAGAAGACTATATAACTGACAGAGTTGAGTATAACGAATTATATGATGGGTTCTTCGATGTAGAAGTAGATAAGAAAATCTATGATAAATTTGATAAAGATGGTAAAATAGATTTTACTGAGCTAAAAAGAGAGGATATTCTTCCAACACCAAACTGTTTCTTCAAATTAAAATATAAAGATAATACTTTATGTGGTAGATATGTAGAAGGAAAAATAAAAAAATTTATTTTAGGTGATGGACAAGCTTGGGGACTTCGTGCAAGAAATGATGAGCAGAGATTTGCTATGGAACTACTTATGGATGATAGTGTAAAAGTAGTGACATTGGTTGGAGGAGCTGGAACAGGAAAGACTCTTATGGCTATTGCAGCCGGTCTTGAACTTGTAGTTGAAAAGAAAAGATACAAGAAAATATTGATAGCCAGACCTATAATACCAATGGGTAAAGATTTAGGATATCTTCCAGGTAGTGAAAAGGAAAAATTAAAACCTTGGATGCAGCCAATATTTGATAATATAGATTTTCTAAGTGAAGCAAAAGAGGATAGAGCTGGAGAAAAGGTAGTTGAAGGGCTAGAATCTATGGGAATGATGAAGATAGAACCACTTACATATATAAGAGGTAGAAGTATTCCAAAAGGATTAATAATAATAGATGAAGCTCAAAATTTAACTCCATTAGAGATAAAAACAATAGTAACTAGAGCTGGTCAAGATACAAAGATAATATTTACCGGAGACCCTCAACAGATAGATAATCCATATCTAGATGCCAATACTAATGGCTTAACTTATATGGCTGATAGATTAAAATTTGAAAAGATTGTTGGTCATATAACTTTGAAAAAAGGTGAAAGATCTGAGATAGCTGAAATAGCTGCCAGATTACTATAA
- a CDS encoding NAD(P)/FAD-dependent oxidoreductase, whose product MEKIYDVIIIGGGPAGLTAGLYTGRSRLSTLIIEREGKGSLYMAHQVDNYPGFPEGITGVELNRRMREQTKRFGVEFVEGTLLGFDPYEAIKVVKTDAGNFKGKNIIVATGTGKSFVKKIKGEQEFLGKGVSYCATCDGAFTKFMTVSLIGQGEELAEEALFLTKFSKHIRVMVTEDEFKCSKESYEALTSSEKVEIITGVKLLEIKGKDYVEELVVEEKGEEKVYKSDFAFLYLGTKNNTEMYGEFAKLDKEGYIVTGADMKMNVEGMYAAGDIRSGVIKQVTVATAEGTIAALEVIKRVLKK is encoded by the coding sequence ATGGAAAAAATATATGATGTAATAATTATAGGAGGAGGACCGGCAGGATTAACAGCTGGTTTATATACAGGAAGATCAAGACTTTCAACTTTAATAATTGAAAGAGAGGGAAAAGGAAGTCTATATATGGCTCATCAAGTAGATAATTATCCGGGATTTCCAGAGGGAATAACAGGAGTTGAGTTAAATAGACGTATGAGAGAGCAAACTAAAAGATTTGGAGTTGAATTTGTAGAGGGAACACTTTTAGGATTTGATCCATATGAAGCTATAAAAGTTGTAAAAACTGATGCTGGAAATTTTAAAGGTAAAAATATCATAGTTGCTACTGGAACAGGAAAGAGTTTTGTAAAAAAAATAAAGGGTGAGCAAGAATTTTTAGGAAAAGGTGTTTCTTATTGTGCTACTTGTGATGGAGCATTCACGAAATTTATGACAGTATCTCTTATTGGACAGGGAGAGGAGTTAGCAGAAGAGGCACTATTTTTAACAAAATTTTCTAAACATATTAGAGTAATGGTAACAGAAGATGAGTTTAAGTGTAGTAAAGAGAGTTATGAAGCCTTAACTTCATCAGAAAAAGTTGAGATAATTACTGGAGTAAAACTTCTTGAAATAAAAGGAAAGGATTATGTAGAGGAGTTAGTGGTTGAAGAAAAGGGAGAGGAGAAAGTATATAAATCAGACTTTGCCTTTTTATACCTTGGTACTAAAAATAATACAGAGATGTATGGAGAGTTTGCTAAGTTAGATAAAGAGGGATACATAGTAACTGGAGCAGATATGAAGATGAATGTAGAAGGGATGTATGCGGCTGGAGATATTAGAAGTGGTGTAATTAAACAAGTTACAGTTGCTACTGCCGAAGGAACTATTGCGGCTTTAGAAGTTATAAAAAGAGTATTAAAGAAATAA
- a CDS encoding MBL fold metallo-hydrolase yields MNIQTFYLGSLMTNCYLVWNDKKEAYLFDCGGENIGRVETFIKTHGLTLKYMVLTHGHGDHIAGLNRVKELYPDVKVYIGKEEERFLVDQDLNLMKYINGTEFTYNSDYITVKEGDMVGEFKVLDTPGHTVGSKCYYNSDSKILISGDTLFKRSFGRYDLPTSDGETLFRSLKKLCTEVPEDTKVYSGHTEVTTIGEEKQFLTMQGLI; encoded by the coding sequence ATGAATATACAAACTTTTTATTTGGGAAGTCTGATGACAAATTGTTATTTAGTATGGAATGATAAAAAAGAGGCATATCTTTTTGACTGTGGAGGAGAAAATATCGGAAGAGTTGAAACTTTCATAAAAACACATGGACTGACATTAAAATATATGGTATTAACTCATGGACATGGTGACCATATAGCTGGACTTAACAGAGTGAAGGAGTTATATCCAGATGTAAAGGTATATATAGGAAAAGAGGAAGAGAGATTTTTAGTAGATCAAGATTTAAATCTAATGAAATATATAAATGGAACAGAGTTTACTTACAATAGTGATTATATAACAGTAAAAGAGGGAGATATGGTAGGAGAGTTTAAAGTTTTAGATACTCCAGGACATACAGTAGGTTCAAAATGTTATTATAATTCAGATAGTAAAATATTAATATCTGGAGATACTTTATTTAAGAGAAGTTTTGGAAGATATGATCTACCTACAAGTGATGGAGAGACACTGTTTAGAAGTTTGAAAAAATTATGTACAGAAGTACCTGAGGACACAAAGGTATACAGTGGTCATACTGAGGTTACAACAATAGGGGAAGAAAAACAATTTTTGACAATGCAAGGATTAATATAG
- the trmL gene encoding tRNA (uridine(34)/cytosine(34)/5-carboxymethylaminomethyluridine(34)-2'-O)-methyltransferase TrmL translates to MNIVLLNPEIPYNTGNIGRTSVLTNTKLHLIKPLGFSLDEKQLKRAGLDYWHLVDLVVWESYEEFIQANPNARIFYATTKTNQKYSDIEFKDDDFVMFGPESRGIPEEILDANKETCITIPMIDMGRSLNLSNSAAIILYEALRQNNFNFKK, encoded by the coding sequence TTGAATATAGTTTTATTAAATCCAGAAATACCTTATAACACAGGGAATATAGGAAGAACATCTGTTCTTACAAATACAAAATTACATCTTATCAAACCTCTTGGATTCTCATTAGATGAGAAACAATTAAAAAGAGCTGGACTTGATTATTGGCATCTTGTTGATTTAGTTGTATGGGAATCTTATGAAGAGTTTATTCAAGCAAATCCAAATGCTAGAATTTTTTATGCCACTACAAAGACTAATCAAAAATATAGTGATATAGAGTTTAAAGATGATGATTTTGTTATGTTTGGACCTGAATCAAGAGGTATTCCAGAAGAGATTCTAGATGCTAATAAGGAGACTTGTATAACTATTCCTATGATTGATATGGGACGTTCTCTAAACCTTTCAAACTCTGCTGCTATCATTTTATATGAGGCTCTTAGACAAAATAACTTTAACTTTAAAAAATAG
- the ruvC gene encoding crossover junction endodeoxyribonuclease RuvC yields MRILGIDPGTAIVGFSILDFENNRFNVIDYGCIFTDKDMPMEDRLCKIYSELDGIIKKYNPDEMAIEELFYFKNNKTVISVGQARGVIILCGRQNNLIINHYTPLQVKTGITGYGKAEKKQIQLMVQRILGLKEIPKPDDAADALAIAITHINSKNSGIFAREITGKLSSKSLPKTKLSAKEYRELILNGGN; encoded by the coding sequence ATGAGAATATTGGGAATTGACCCGGGAACTGCAATCGTAGGTTTTTCTATTTTAGATTTTGAAAATAATAGATTTAATGTTATTGACTACGGCTGTATCTTCACTGATAAAGATATGCCTATGGAAGATAGACTTTGTAAAATTTATTCTGAACTTGATGGGATAATAAAAAAATATAATCCAGATGAGATGGCAATTGAAGAGTTATTTTATTTTAAAAATAATAAAACTGTCATATCTGTTGGACAAGCTAGAGGTGTCATTATTCTATGTGGTAGACAAAACAATTTAATAATTAACCACTATACTCCTCTACAAGTAAAAACAGGAATAACAGGATATGGAAAAGCTGAAAAAAAACAGATACAACTTATGGTACAAAGAATATTAGGATTAAAGGAGATTCCTAAACCAGATGATGCTGCAGATGCTCTAGCTATTGCAATCACTCATATTAACTCAAAAAATTCTGGTATATTTGCTAGAGAGATTACAGGGAAACTGAGTTCGAAATCTCTTCCTAAAACTAAACTTTCTGCTAAAGAATATAGGGAACTTATTTTAAATGGGGGTAATTAA
- a CDS encoding nitroreductase family protein, whose protein sequence is MIMETLKNIRSHRSFTKDKISMKDLEKMVESTRYASSTRNAQKLRYVLISDSELCSKIFPLVKFAGAIPWNPTIDEAPTAYILMCSENPLVNFVEKNLYFDMGIASQNIMLVANEMGYGGCIIGSYNKPEVDKIVELPEGYVSHILLALGKPTDIVTITEAIDGNTTYYREGNNHFVPKLSLEEISLLKK, encoded by the coding sequence ATGATTATGGAAACATTAAAAAATATTCGTTCTCATAGAAGTTTTACTAAGGATAAAATCTCTATGAAGGATTTAGAAAAAATGGTGGAGTCTACACGATATGCTTCATCTACTAGAAATGCTCAAAAACTTAGATATGTATTAATTAGTGATAGTGAACTTTGTAGTAAAATATTCCCTTTAGTAAAATTTGCTGGAGCTATACCTTGGAATCCCACTATAGATGAAGCTCCTACAGCATATATTTTAATGTGTAGTGAAAATCCTTTAGTAAATTTTGTAGAAAAAAATCTATATTTTGATATGGGAATTGCCTCTCAAAATATTATGCTTGTTGCAAACGAAATGGGATATGGAGGGTGTATTATCGGTTCATATAATAAACCTGAAGTAGATAAAATAGTTGAATTACCAGAAGGGTATGTATCTCATATACTTCTAGCTCTTGGAAAACCAACTGATATCGTTACTATAACAGAAGCTATTGATGGAAATACCACTTACTATAGAGAGGGAAACAATCATTTTGTACCTAAATTATCCCTTGAAGAAATTTCCTTACTAAAAAAATAA
- a CDS encoding GNAT family N-acetyltransferase, producing MIRYGMDEDFEKAKKIWQECFLDGENEVDFYFENLYDKHKYLVLEENDEIKASLHENPYKLNFNGSIFDSIYIVGVAVSPEYRGKGYMGELLKESLIENRKREVPFVFLSPINPEIYRRYGFEYVSNLKNYSMKTESIPYGKIERAYDIKRVDLDSDDELYRDLVEVYNEKMKDISLYIERDEEYFKNWVKEIKSDGGDVFSIYLDESIRGYVALYRREELEIREIFARDRRALENLLSLVKSFKEYYPKLKIKNIDEKLLDYLFNNQKALEVKEYPFIMGRILNPLEVFKMLNIFDIDMKIMVTDSIIMENNQVYVFTEEGEQWYGNMSDWDLKIDIGDLSSLIFGQLSIEELIYLEKIEVNNEEVIGRIREKGIFEKKKNYIQDYQ from the coding sequence ATGATAAGATATGGAATGGATGAGGATTTTGAAAAGGCTAAAAAAATTTGGCAAGAGTGTTTTTTAGATGGAGAGAATGAAGTAGATTTTTATTTTGAAAATCTGTATGACAAACATAAGTATTTAGTTTTAGAAGAGAATGATGAGATAAAGGCATCTTTACATGAAAATCCATATAAATTGAATTTTAATGGAAGTATTTTTGATTCTATATATATAGTTGGAGTAGCCGTTTCTCCGGAATATAGAGGTAAGGGATATATGGGAGAGCTTCTAAAGGAATCCTTAATTGAGAATAGGAAAAGAGAGGTACCATTTGTATTTCTTTCCCCAATTAATCCTGAAATATATAGAAGATATGGGTTTGAATATGTAAGTAACTTAAAAAATTATTCTATGAAGACAGAGAGTATTCCCTATGGAAAGATAGAGAGAGCTTATGATATAAAAAGAGTAGACTTAGATAGTGATGATGAGCTTTATAGAGATTTAGTAGAGGTCTATAATGAAAAGATGAAGGATATATCACTATATATTGAAAGAGATGAAGAGTATTTTAAAAATTGGGTGAAAGAGATTAAAAGTGATGGTGGAGATGTTTTTTCAATATATTTAGATGAGAGCATAAGAGGATATGTAGCACTTTATAGAAGAGAAGAATTGGAGATAAGGGAGATATTTGCAAGAGATAGAAGAGCTTTAGAAAATCTATTATCCCTTGTAAAAAGTTTTAAAGAGTATTATCCGAAGTTAAAAATAAAAAATATAGATGAAAAATTGTTGGATTATTTATTTAATAACCAAAAAGCTCTTGAAGTTAAAGAGTATCCATTTATTATGGGAAGAATTTTAAATCCGTTAGAAGTTTTTAAAATGTTGAATATTTTTGATATAGATATGAAAATAATGGTAACAGATAGTATAATAATGGAGAATAATCAAGTTTATGTCTTTACTGAAGAGGGAGAACAGTGGTACGGAAATATGAGTGATTGGGATTTAAAAATTGATATCGGAGATTTATCTTCTCTTATTTTTGGGCAATTAAGTATAGAAGAGCTTATATATCTTGAAAAGATAGAGGTAAATAATGAAGAAGTCATAGGAAGAATAAGGGAAAAGGGAATCTTTGAGAAAAAGAAAAATTATATCCAAGATTACCAATAA
- a CDS encoding acyl-CoA thioesterase: protein MYQFNYTIQKDDINYGGHVGNERALLFFQMARMSFFESLGLSELDLGEGAGVIQKNGFVEYNKQLFLNDSITINITNIEFSKTSFNMFYEIFNQDGDKVINGSTLLVSFDYSKHKIKKVPETFKESATKLINGDNI from the coding sequence ATGTATCAATTTAACTACACAATACAAAAAGATGATATTAATTATGGTGGGCATGTTGGAAATGAGAGAGCTTTACTTTTCTTTCAAATGGCTAGAATGAGTTTTTTCGAATCTCTTGGATTAAGTGAATTAGATTTAGGAGAGGGAGCTGGAGTTATACAAAAAAATGGTTTTGTAGAGTATAATAAACAACTCTTTTTAAATGATTCTATCACTATCAATATTACAAATATTGAATTTTCTAAAACAAGTTTTAATATGTTTTATGAAATTTTTAATCAAGATGGAGATAAAGTAATAAATGGCTCAACACTTCTTGTATCTTTTGATTATTCCAAACATAAAATAAAGAAAGTTCCAGAAACTTTTAAAGAGAGTGCTACTAAATTAATCAACGGTGATAATATATGA